In one window of Methanolobus mangrovi DNA:
- the pheS gene encoding phenylalanine--tRNA ligase subunit alpha, protein MSSQYNLTSNEKNVLIALEYLKDASPDELAEKAEMKMETAMQAAFLLEEKGLAQVEESVTEIFELTGEGKKYAEEGLPERQIINTISEPVSMDDLKEKFNPAIVGIATGWLRRKGWAGIENGMIVPTGNAQTSADEHALAAFAGEEKTFGELGADKNVINDLIKRKLVSKIENKQRTIKLTAEGKKLTDAGIVVEEELAQITSELLKSGEWMNKKFRPYNIHTAPKPIYGAKIHPYQRLIDQMRRIFLDMGFTEIKGEAIQSSFWNFDSLFQPQDHPAREMQDTFHLSSTSELPEEYKDNVCAMHEHGGDTESTGWGSKWSEEIACKNVLRTHTTALTIKYLADNPEPPIKAFSIDRAYRRETIDPTHTPEFEQLEGVVMDKDMSFSNLLGCLSEFYHRMGFEDVRFRPGYFPYTEPSVEPEVYVDGLGWVELGGAGVFRKEVTHPLGIKYPVLAWGLGVSRLAMLKLGLKDLRQLYHSDIDWLRKSEVCQL, encoded by the coding sequence ATGAGTTCCCAGTACAACCTTACATCCAATGAGAAAAATGTATTGATCGCATTGGAATATCTAAAAGATGCAAGCCCCGATGAGCTGGCTGAAAAGGCAGAAATGAAAATGGAAACTGCAATGCAGGCTGCTTTTCTGCTTGAAGAGAAAGGGCTTGCCCAGGTAGAGGAAAGTGTTACCGAGATATTCGAACTTACCGGGGAAGGAAAGAAATATGCTGAAGAAGGCCTTCCTGAAAGGCAGATAATCAACACTATATCCGAACCTGTATCCATGGATGATCTTAAAGAGAAGTTCAATCCTGCTATTGTTGGTATTGCAACCGGATGGCTGCGCCGCAAAGGCTGGGCAGGAATAGAAAATGGAATGATCGTTCCGACAGGTAATGCTCAGACAAGTGCTGATGAGCATGCTTTGGCTGCATTTGCCGGTGAAGAGAAGACCTTTGGTGAGTTGGGGGCAGACAAGAATGTCATCAACGATCTCATCAAGCGCAAGCTTGTGTCAAAGATCGAGAACAAACAAAGGACCATCAAGCTCACAGCTGAAGGAAAGAAATTAACTGATGCAGGAATTGTTGTTGAGGAAGAACTTGCACAGATCACGTCCGAACTCCTGAAAAGCGGCGAGTGGATGAACAAGAAGTTCAGGCCATATAACATTCATACAGCTCCAAAGCCAATATACGGAGCGAAGATACACCCATACCAGCGCCTGATCGATCAGATGAGGCGTATTTTCCTTGACATGGGATTCACTGAGATAAAAGGTGAGGCAATACAGAGTTCTTTCTGGAACTTCGACTCACTTTTCCAGCCACAGGATCACCCAGCAAGAGAAATGCAGGATACATTCCATCTTTCCAGTACCTCAGAACTTCCTGAGGAGTACAAGGACAATGTATGTGCTATGCATGAACATGGTGGGGATACTGAATCAACTGGTTGGGGAAGCAAATGGAGCGAGGAAATCGCCTGCAAGAACGTTTTGAGGACTCATACGACAGCATTGACCATCAAGTACCTTGCAGACAACCCGGAACCACCCATTAAAGCATTCTCAATAGACAGGGCATATCGCAGGGAAACCATCGACCCGACACACACACCGGAATTCGAACAGCTTGAGGGTGTTGTAATGGACAAGGACATGTCATTCTCAAACTTACTGGGATGCCTTTCTGAGTTCTATCACAGAATGGGATTTGAGGATGTAAGATTCAGACCTGGTTATTTCCCATACACTGAACCAAGTGTTGAACCTGAGGTGTATGTAGATGGCCTTGGATGGGTTGAACTCGGAGGTGCAGGTGTTTTCAGGAAAGAGGTCACTCATCCTCTGGGAATCAAATACCCTGTTCTTGCATGGGGACTTGGAGTAAGCCGTCTTGCAATGCTTAAGCTAGGACTTAAGGACCTGCGTCAGTTATATCACTCCGATATCGACTGGCTCCGCAAGAGTGAGGTATGTCAGCTCTGA